A single genomic interval of Chitinophaga sp. 180180018-3 harbors:
- a CDS encoding DUF6443 domain-containing protein, whose product MKNNFILYKKFVATFLILSTGMVLTAQTPVSTTRPAATPVQVPGAYTTPTVNYVRTWEPTVATTDTAFVTAPARTVDQVRQTTQYFDGLGRPLQTVAKAMSPGGKDLVTPVVYDAFGREQTKYLPYAATSSDGIFKTDPFNAQNTFYQSLTPGESVFYNRIDYEASPLNRVLKTYGPGASWAKNDPSGVEKGGNRPVETQYLINAVTDSVRIWDFASVQIIPTSAAGRIYAAGQLYKNVTIDEIGNQVVEYKDKENRVVLKKVQSSPAAGSAHMGWLCTYYAYDDLGNLRFVIPPKAVEATLAAGWVISPAIAAELCFMYRYDGRNRMIIKKVPGADSTVLIYDPRDRLAFVQDGNMKGKTWLATFYDGLNRPVMTALYKNSSATRESLQAAINSATGGSTQSVSYDFPAQANLILDNYDGKPLYEATNTVDMVDSFVTSDGAETTLQINGNATSGNSTITASNTLSGIPKDSLTPLTYTYYSDYTFTGAQGYASGDISKPQADGSPNAEPLPATASLMTKGLVTGAKVRVLGTNQWLTTTNFYNDKGRLIQTLSENTSGGLDIVTSLYDFNGKVLSTYLRHKNLRSRSAPQTTVLTMMAYDAAGRLKSVKKRLNDAASSQDKVVAISSYDELGRLKTKRLGITGSTQLETLTYDYNIRGWLTGINRPFANTAGSTSNWFGQTLAYDSGFTALQYNGNIAGSTWKSRSDGIARAYGYSYDKVNRLVSAPFSQQNSGSTSWTSDQKDFSVSNLTFDANGNIQTMNQMGMAGTTKMQIDQLTYTYKPGSNKLAAVADPTNTASAKLGDFINGTNTGDDYDYDANGNLKYDLNKNISAITYNHLNLPDSIIITGKGRIKYLYDAAGAKLQKIVTDNTSSTPKVTTTDYIGGFVYQNDTLQFLGHEEGRVRAVFQANQPVQYVYDYFIKDHLGNVRMVLTEQTDFTMYAATMEAPAVAKETALFSNIDNTRSAKPAGYPADESAGPNASVAKLSAIGSSKKIGPSIVLRVMAGDTIQLSAKAFYKSGEPVQKNSAAPTAENMLADLVQAFNGGGGSDKSAHGATGNANLTPFNNNFYNNDYRRLKEKEPDQPNADRPKAYLNFVLFDDDFKLVEENSGVKQVKAEPDQLQTLGQDRMVVKKSGFLYAYTSNESPQTVYFDNVILGVNSGPLLEETHYYPFGLTMAGISSNALKGANYPENRKKYNGNELQSKEFTDGSGLEWYDFNARIYDQQTGRFLQIDPWIEVGSQEMLTPYQFSYNNPVRYNDPDGKCPLCPAIPYVIEAVEALWFGYRASATATHVARVLSEGVGKEGGVKSEKELANPAPIDNTHVPKNIPADALKTPPSIEIPLPPASESTIEPSKTNSPSENTPGARRQNRIPDKAEPNTTQTNKPGTTTKKYGPEGNVQKEYNKGHQGNNVPKNEQSDHVHDYKPNPYNPSGRGDRQPGRPPKKNELKKDFGL is encoded by the coding sequence ATGAAAAACAATTTCATTTTATATAAAAAGTTTGTAGCCACCTTTCTTATTTTGAGTACAGGAATGGTGTTGACTGCCCAAACGCCGGTGTCAACAACTCGGCCAGCGGCTACTCCTGTGCAAGTACCCGGTGCATATACTACTCCTACTGTCAATTATGTCCGTACCTGGGAACCGACCGTGGCTACAACAGATACAGCCTTTGTTACTGCACCTGCGCGAACTGTTGATCAGGTCAGGCAAACAACACAGTATTTTGACGGATTGGGCAGACCGCTGCAAACGGTGGCGAAGGCAATGAGTCCCGGAGGTAAAGACCTGGTAACCCCAGTGGTATATGATGCCTTTGGAAGAGAACAAACTAAATACCTGCCCTATGCGGCTACTTCCAGTGATGGCATTTTTAAAACAGATCCTTTTAACGCACAGAACACTTTTTACCAGTCGTTAACACCGGGGGAGAGTGTATTTTATAACAGGATAGATTATGAGGCGTCTCCATTAAACAGGGTATTAAAAACCTATGGACCTGGAGCCAGCTGGGCTAAGAATGATCCTTCCGGAGTGGAAAAAGGAGGCAACCGGCCTGTGGAAACGCAGTATTTAATTAATGCCGTAACCGATTCTGTGAGAATATGGGATTTTGCAAGCGTTCAGATAATACCCACCAGTGCAGCTGGCCGTATTTACGCAGCTGGCCAGTTGTATAAAAATGTCACGATAGATGAGATCGGAAATCAGGTAGTAGAATATAAAGACAAAGAAAACCGGGTCGTCCTTAAAAAAGTGCAGTCATCGCCAGCTGCTGGTTCTGCTCACATGGGATGGCTTTGTACCTATTACGCCTATGATGATTTGGGAAATCTTCGCTTTGTAATACCTCCCAAAGCTGTAGAAGCTACTCTTGCTGCCGGCTGGGTCATCAGCCCGGCCATAGCCGCAGAATTATGCTTTATGTATCGTTATGATGGCCGCAACCGGATGATTATAAAGAAAGTACCGGGAGCCGATTCTACAGTACTTATATATGATCCGAGAGATAGGCTCGCCTTTGTTCAGGATGGCAATATGAAAGGAAAAACCTGGCTGGCTACTTTTTATGATGGGCTGAACAGGCCTGTGATGACTGCATTGTATAAGAATTCTAGTGCCACCAGGGAATCACTACAGGCAGCTATCAACAGCGCTACCGGCGGTAGTACTCAAAGTGTAAGCTATGACTTTCCTGCACAGGCAAACCTGATCCTGGATAACTATGATGGTAAGCCACTTTATGAGGCTACCAATACTGTTGATATGGTGGATAGTTTTGTCACCAGTGATGGAGCAGAGACAACATTGCAGATTAATGGCAACGCCACCAGTGGTAATAGTACAATAACTGCATCCAATACTCTTTCCGGTATCCCGAAGGATTCACTGACACCATTAACCTATACTTATTATAGCGATTATACTTTCACCGGAGCGCAGGGTTATGCCAGTGGTGATATCTCCAAACCTCAGGCTGATGGTAGTCCCAATGCAGAACCATTACCAGCCACGGCCAGTTTGATGACGAAGGGACTTGTAACCGGTGCTAAAGTGAGGGTATTAGGAACTAACCAATGGTTAACCACTACCAATTTCTATAATGATAAAGGCCGGTTAATACAAACGCTGTCGGAAAACACCTCCGGAGGGCTGGATATCGTGACCAGCCTGTACGATTTTAATGGGAAAGTATTGAGCACCTACCTCCGGCATAAGAACCTGCGTAGCCGTTCTGCTCCACAAACCACTGTGCTGACCATGATGGCTTATGATGCAGCAGGCAGGTTGAAAAGTGTGAAAAAGCGGTTGAATGATGCAGCCTCCTCACAGGATAAGGTAGTCGCAATAAGTTCTTATGATGAACTCGGCCGACTAAAAACAAAGCGTTTAGGTATAACCGGTAGCACCCAGCTGGAAACGCTGACCTATGATTATAATATCCGTGGCTGGCTGACTGGCATTAACCGACCTTTTGCCAATACCGCAGGCAGCACTTCCAACTGGTTTGGACAAACGCTGGCCTATGACTCAGGATTCACCGCCCTGCAATACAATGGTAACATAGCTGGTAGCACCTGGAAGAGCCGCAGCGATGGCATTGCCCGGGCCTATGGTTATAGCTACGACAAGGTTAACCGGCTTGTTTCAGCGCCTTTCTCCCAACAGAATAGCGGCAGTACTAGCTGGACTAGTGATCAGAAAGACTTTTCCGTTAGCAACCTAACCTTCGATGCCAATGGGAATATCCAGACGATGAACCAGATGGGCATGGCTGGAACTACCAAAATGCAGATAGATCAGTTAACCTATACCTATAAACCAGGTAGTAACAAACTGGCTGCGGTAGCTGATCCTACTAATACCGCCAGCGCTAAACTGGGAGATTTTATCAATGGTACCAATACCGGGGATGACTACGATTATGATGCGAATGGTAACCTGAAATATGATCTTAATAAGAACATTTCAGCGATTACCTATAATCATCTGAACTTACCTGATAGTATCATTATCACTGGCAAAGGACGGATTAAATACCTGTATGATGCCGCTGGAGCAAAACTTCAGAAGATAGTGACTGATAACACCAGTAGTACGCCTAAGGTAACAACCACAGACTATATAGGAGGTTTTGTTTACCAAAATGACACACTGCAATTCCTGGGTCATGAAGAAGGCAGGGTACGTGCAGTATTTCAAGCCAATCAGCCAGTACAATATGTATACGACTACTTCATCAAGGATCATCTTGGAAATGTGCGGATGGTACTGACTGAACAGACGGACTTTACCATGTATGCTGCAACTATGGAAGCACCGGCAGTAGCTAAGGAAACGGCCCTGTTCAGCAATATTGATAACACCCGTTCGGCTAAGCCAGCAGGCTATCCGGCAGATGAAAGTGCAGGCCCGAATGCCTCCGTGGCAAAGCTCTCTGCCATAGGGTCAAGCAAGAAAATAGGCCCCTCTATTGTGCTGCGGGTAATGGCAGGAGATACCATACAGCTCAGTGCAAAAGCTTTCTATAAGTCAGGAGAACCGGTACAGAAGAACTCAGCTGCTCCTACCGCGGAGAATATGCTGGCAGACCTTGTGCAGGCATTTAATGGTGGCGGAGGATCGGACAAGAGTGCGCACGGTGCAACTGGCAATGCTAATCTAACGCCATTCAACAACAATTTTTACAATAATGACTATCGACGTCTGAAGGAAAAAGAACCGGATCAGCCGAATGCCGATCGTCCTAAAGCGTATTTGAATTTTGTATTGTTCGATGATGATTTTAAATTAGTGGAAGAAAATAGTGGGGTGAAGCAGGTGAAGGCGGAGCCGGATCAGTTGCAGACGCTGGGCCAGGATAGGATGGTGGTGAAGAAGAGCGGTTTCCTGTATGCTTATACCAGTAATGAGAGCCCGCAGACGGTGTATTTTGATAATGTGATATTGGGAGTGAATTCCGGGCCGTTACTGGAGGAGACGCATTATTATCCATTTGGGTTGACGATGGCGGGGATTAGTTCGAATGCGTTGAAGGGAGCGAACTATCCAGAGAATCGTAAGAAGTATAATGGGAATGAATTACAGTCGAAGGAGTTTACTGATGGATCAGGATTAGAATGGTATGATTTCAATGCGAGAATCTATGACCAACAGACTGGGCGATTCCTGCAAATAGACCCATGGATCGAAGTTGGAAGCCAGGAAATGTTGACACCATATCAATTTTCTTATAACAATCCAGTGCGTTATAACGATCCCGATGGTAAATGCCCCCTTTGTCCGGCAATACCTTATGTTATTGAAGCTGTTGAAGCATTGTGGTTTGGGTATCGGGCTTCTGCAACTGCCACCCATGTTGCTAGGGTATTATCGGAGGGTGTTGGTAAAGAAGGAGGAGTCAAGAGTGAAAAAGAGCTGGCTAATCCTGCACCCATTGATAATACACATGTTCCTAAAAATATTCCGGCAGATGCGCTGAAGACTCCTCCAAGTATAGAAATACCACTGCCACCAGCGTCAGAATCTACAATAGAGCCTTCAAAAACGAACTCCCCGTCGGAAAACACGCCAGGAGCTAGAAGGCAAAATCGTATTCCTGACAAAGCAGAGCCTAATACTACACAAACAAATAAGCCTGGCACTACAACAAAGAAATATGGCCCAGAGGGAAATGTTCAGAAAGAGTATAATAAAGGGCATCAGGGGAATAATGTTCCTAAAAATGAGCAGTCAGACCATGTCCACGATTACAAGCCTAATCCTTATAACCCTTCAGGTAGAGGAGATAGGCAGCCTGGTCGACCACCTAAGAAAAATGAATTAAAGAAAGACTTTGGACTTTAA
- a CDS encoding histidine kinase gives MKNLYKPNIIIISLVALLCGCIRGKQTVTADAASGEEREKRYINLVLVRDTLKKKAYRDTLNAVLANLENTPGKATDPWYNYLRGMRYELDKKLDSALHYYYLTFPSSGQTALQTLKDDAVLGNGIGNSGIAKSEIVSRIMAAVKKAEQQNSIFTYRLYDLLAKSYYNNNNAEKAIEYTQQYFSHHPFRTHPVIRQRYYDISFMLAARGNNTGAMRQHLDSSRQLALNLHDSVALARTYDYESQYYSIKQEFVKGLECSRIYFNYFKLHNDLNNVVFNNLATSYVRAGKLDSAIYYYNECIRWAEQQKNSVNLLSEYQGLNEAYRKKGDYKSALAALNKAFNIYASNKEAIEAAKMEELHTQYQTAKKDQAIVGLQLNNELNKKVITQQRWIFVVICILLAIIAISIYSAYRQKLLREKNEKLLIENKRLLLEQKTRQMQLNPHFIYNAIANLQGLIRSDKKTEANAYLLAFSKLMRNILELNRHDLIPLDDEINSLKNYIKLQQMRFENMFEYSVDTGNLDIESLLIPPMLLQPFVENSVEHGFKSIGHKGNLTIRFRQEQTQLIITIDDNGAGKKVETYSPPEKESLSRIIIQERLDILFNKTDRQAYFEAGPKPQGMGFLVIVSIPLLIA, from the coding sequence ATGAAAAACCTTTACAAACCAAACATTATTATCATTTCCCTGGTTGCTTTACTATGTGGCTGTATACGTGGCAAACAAACGGTAACAGCAGATGCTGCTTCGGGAGAGGAACGCGAGAAACGCTATATCAACCTGGTGCTGGTACGGGATACCTTAAAGAAAAAGGCGTACCGGGATACACTGAATGCAGTACTGGCTAATCTGGAAAACACCCCAGGTAAAGCAACCGATCCCTGGTATAACTACCTGCGCGGCATGCGGTATGAGCTGGATAAGAAGCTCGATAGTGCTTTACATTATTATTATCTCACTTTTCCATCATCCGGTCAGACTGCCCTGCAAACCCTGAAAGACGATGCCGTACTGGGAAATGGCATTGGGAACTCGGGTATTGCCAAAAGTGAGATCGTAAGCCGCATCATGGCAGCAGTTAAAAAAGCAGAACAACAAAACAGCATATTTACTTATCGCTTATACGACCTGCTGGCAAAATCTTACTATAATAATAACAACGCTGAAAAGGCTATTGAGTATACCCAGCAATATTTCAGTCATCACCCGTTCCGCACGCATCCGGTTATCCGGCAGCGGTACTACGACATTTCTTTCATGCTGGCAGCGAGGGGAAATAATACAGGGGCTATGCGGCAGCACCTCGACAGCTCCCGCCAGCTGGCGCTGAATCTGCACGATAGCGTGGCGCTGGCGCGCACCTATGATTATGAATCCCAGTATTATTCAATCAAACAGGAGTTTGTAAAAGGGCTTGAATGCAGCAGGATATATTTCAATTATTTCAAGCTCCATAACGATTTAAATAATGTGGTCTTTAATAACCTGGCCACCAGCTATGTGCGCGCAGGTAAACTGGATTCTGCCATTTATTATTACAATGAATGCATCCGTTGGGCGGAACAGCAGAAGAACAGTGTAAATCTCCTGTCGGAATACCAGGGACTGAATGAAGCTTACCGGAAAAAAGGAGATTACAAAAGCGCACTGGCCGCCCTGAATAAGGCTTTCAATATATACGCCAGCAACAAGGAAGCCATTGAAGCAGCTAAAATGGAGGAACTGCATACCCAGTACCAGACTGCCAAAAAAGACCAGGCCATTGTAGGCCTGCAGCTAAACAACGAACTGAATAAAAAAGTAATCACGCAACAGCGATGGATCTTTGTGGTGATCTGTATCCTGCTCGCCATTATTGCTATTTCCATCTACAGTGCTTACCGGCAAAAATTACTCAGAGAAAAAAATGAGAAACTGCTGATCGAGAATAAACGCCTGTTGCTCGAGCAGAAAACAAGACAGATGCAGCTAAATCCGCATTTCATCTATAATGCTATCGCTAATTTGCAGGGACTTATCCGCAGCGACAAGAAAACGGAAGCCAATGCTTATCTTCTTGCCTTCTCTAAGCTGATGCGCAATATACTGGAGCTGAACCGCCACGACCTCATTCCTTTGGATGATGAAATCAATTCACTGAAGAATTATATCAAACTGCAGCAGATGCGCTTCGAAAACATGTTCGAATACAGTGTGGATACCGGCAACCTCGACATCGAATCCCTGCTTATACCACCCATGCTGTTACAGCCCTTCGTGGAGAACTCCGTGGAGCACGGGTTTAAATCGATCGGCCATAAAGGCAACCTTACCATCCGGTTCCGGCAGGAACAAACACAGCTTATTATTACCATTGATGATAACGGCGCCGGCAAAAAAGTTGAAACATACAGTCCCCCTGAGAAGGAGTCTCTTTCGCGCATCATTATACAGGAACGGCTCGATATTCTTTTTAATAAAACAGACCGGCAGGCATATTTTGAAGCTGGCCCCAAGCCACAGGGGATGGGCTTTTTAGTGATTGTCAGTATCCCGCTGTTGATAGCGTAA
- a CDS encoding TonB-dependent receptor yields MSKLLSGLPFILLPLLAGAQRHTDSTRIYYLKDIRVKGIRTVRGTGHLPDENEGIIYSGKKNEVVVVDSLDANKAINNTRQILGRVPGLNITETETGGFTANGIATRGLNPTQSIEMNTRQNGYNISSDIYGYNEAYYLPPMEAVSRVEMVRGASSLQFGSQFGGLVNYVLNQAPKNKPFEFYTSETAGSFGLFNTFNSFAGTIKKWSYYSFIQYRTLQGYRPNSQQQQVSAFARVQYNASDKLSVGMEYSLLRNRIKMPGGLNDSMFNADPKSSFRARNWLKSPWNVLSADLNYTFSPATTLNIKSTYLFSSRALVWRNEDGGPGALDLIDPATGQYIPREVQNEVMHNTTTEARLAHHYRLGRTDNTLAGGIRYSYAWFKRQGGGEGTTGSDFDLHITGEYQYALDFTTTNVAPFVENIFRLGKKLSITPGFRLEYLQSTAKGYITDNTKVFTDDRKSRTFPLFGIGAEYKTGEYANIYANISQAYRPVDYAQLTPIGITSKIDPHMKDASGFNADLGYRGTVRNFLNFDLGLFYLAYNNRIGTVLLNDASGNPYTYRTNVANSVHKGVETYLELNILKWLNPLSKRGISIFDSFGYTDAKYTSGTFKNNRVEAAVNYINRVGLTYSDPHLSVTFQLNNVGDAYGDATNAKISENPVAGYIPAYSVMDLSATYKFGRYALKAGVNNLANNAYFTRRTDEYPGPGIIPSDGRSFYAGVSARF; encoded by the coding sequence ATGAGCAAATTATTATCAGGGCTGCCATTTATATTGCTGCCTCTCCTTGCGGGCGCTCAGCGCCACACCGATTCAACCAGGATCTATTATCTGAAAGACATCAGGGTCAAAGGAATACGCACTGTTCGCGGTACCGGGCACCTCCCGGATGAAAATGAGGGGATTATCTATTCCGGAAAAAAGAATGAAGTGGTGGTGGTCGACAGTCTGGATGCCAACAAGGCCATCAATAATACGCGCCAGATATTAGGCCGTGTACCCGGACTGAATATCACCGAAACAGAAACCGGTGGCTTTACTGCCAATGGTATCGCTACCCGTGGCCTGAATCCCACTCAGAGCATTGAAATGAACACCCGCCAGAACGGGTACAACATTTCATCCGATATATATGGCTACAATGAAGCATATTACCTGCCGCCGATGGAAGCGGTGAGTCGTGTTGAAATGGTAAGAGGTGCCTCCTCCCTGCAATTCGGCTCCCAGTTCGGTGGACTCGTAAACTATGTACTGAACCAGGCACCTAAAAATAAACCCTTCGAATTCTACACTTCTGAAACGGCCGGCAGTTTTGGTCTCTTTAATACTTTTAATTCCTTTGCAGGTACTATAAAGAAGTGGAGCTATTATAGCTTTATACAATACCGCACCCTGCAGGGGTACCGCCCTAATAGCCAGCAGCAACAGGTTTCCGCATTTGCGCGGGTACAGTACAATGCTTCAGATAAGTTATCTGTAGGTATGGAGTATTCCCTGTTACGCAATCGTATTAAAATGCCCGGTGGCCTGAATGACAGCATGTTCAATGCTGATCCGAAATCCTCCTTCCGGGCCCGTAACTGGCTCAAAAGTCCGTGGAATGTGCTTTCTGCAGATCTCAACTATACCTTTTCACCCGCTACTACGCTGAATATAAAATCTACCTACCTGTTCAGCAGCCGTGCGCTGGTGTGGCGGAATGAAGATGGAGGACCAGGTGCGCTCGATCTCATAGATCCTGCTACAGGCCAATATATCCCCCGGGAAGTGCAAAATGAGGTCATGCATAATACCACCACGGAAGCCAGGCTGGCACATCATTACCGCCTCGGCCGTACCGATAACACGCTGGCTGGCGGTATCCGCTACAGCTATGCCTGGTTCAAACGGCAGGGTGGAGGTGAAGGCACCACCGGCAGCGACTTCGATCTGCATATCACCGGCGAATACCAATATGCGCTGGACTTTACCACTACCAATGTGGCGCCCTTTGTGGAAAATATCTTCCGGCTGGGTAAAAAACTGTCCATCACGCCGGGATTCCGTTTGGAATACCTGCAAAGCACTGCCAAAGGTTATATTACCGATAATACAAAGGTATTTACAGACGACAGAAAATCACGCACCTTCCCCTTATTCGGTATCGGCGCGGAGTATAAAACAGGCGAATACGCCAATATCTATGCAAATATCAGCCAGGCCTACCGCCCGGTCGACTATGCACAGCTTACGCCCATTGGTATTACGTCAAAGATAGATCCGCATATGAAAGATGCCTCCGGGTTCAACGCTGATCTGGGCTATCGCGGAACGGTCCGCAATTTCCTCAATTTCGATCTTGGCCTGTTTTATCTCGCCTATAATAACCGGATTGGTACCGTGCTGCTCAATGATGCCAGCGGCAATCCGTACACCTACCGGACCAATGTGGCTAACAGTGTTCACAAGGGAGTGGAAACCTATCTTGAGCTGAACATCCTGAAATGGTTAAATCCATTGTCTAAAAGAGGCATCAGCATTTTCGATTCCTTCGGCTATACTGATGCAAAATATACTTCCGGAACGTTCAAAAATAACCGCGTGGAAGCGGCTGTGAACTATATTAACCGGGTGGGGCTTACCTATAGCGATCCGCATTTGTCTGTCACTTTTCAACTGAATAATGTGGGAGATGCCTATGGAGATGCCACCAATGCCAAAATCAGCGAAAACCCCGTTGCTGGCTATATCCCGGCTTACTCCGTCATGGACCTCAGTGCTACTTATAAATTTGGGCGCTATGCCTTAAAAGCTGGTGTAAATAACCTTGCCAACAACGCCTATTTCACCCGCCGGACCGACGAATATCCGGGCCCCGGAATCATTCCTTCCGATGGCCGGAGCTTCTATGCCGGTGTATCTGCCAGGTTCTGA
- a CDS encoding serine hydrolase domain-containing protein: MTRIFLFTAWLLSCTYTNAQTKITRQLDTLLSHAFTPNEPGIVALVAKDGQVIYEKAFGSANLELNVPLQPNMVFRVGSVTKQFTAAGILKLAEQGKLSLSDSLQQYIRDFPPKGATITIRHLLTHTSGLKEYTAIEVPDPYIERHDFTAPAIIDHFKQAPLEFAPGSRYSYSNSNYVLLARIIEVITGDTYQHYITENVIKPAGLLQTGYAPEKTIVPLRVTGYTRDNGFFQHCDYQAISLGYGCGDLLSTAGDLNRWNNALLAGKVLSPAMLKEAYSPYRLNDGSFSSYGYGWIIDERDGRKCIHHEGQTSGFIASERYYPDEHLYVVVLTNVKSGEDKTSFSDRRFMLFSEVAEIALGDEVATLSPQQLNDYTGVYQAGKQTVRISVDKDRLICKASMEGTFALVPVSRDKFKIAELKIPCTFQFVRNQSGAITEFISLQRAAFDWLKTTAGPATSVDALRKFTGRYQLAPAPGTWIRITEQKGVLMLSASNALPDAALLRLGDNSFKYTAPGYDDMLLEFVPSANGAIEKLIMLQGPVHCRRL; the protein is encoded by the coding sequence ATGACGCGAATCTTCCTCTTCACTGCCTGGCTGTTATCATGCACTTACACCAACGCTCAAACGAAAATCACCCGGCAACTCGACACCCTCTTATCCCACGCCTTCACCCCGAACGAACCTGGCATCGTTGCCCTCGTTGCCAAAGACGGACAGGTTATATACGAGAAAGCCTTCGGCAGCGCCAACCTGGAATTAAACGTACCTCTGCAGCCAAACATGGTGTTCCGCGTCGGCTCGGTAACCAAACAGTTCACCGCCGCAGGCATCCTGAAACTCGCGGAACAGGGTAAGCTATCGCTGAGCGACAGTCTGCAGCAATACATCCGCGATTTTCCCCCGAAAGGCGCCACCATTACCATCCGCCATCTGCTCACCCACACCTCCGGCCTGAAAGAGTATACCGCCATCGAAGTACCCGATCCTTATATCGAAAGGCATGATTTCACCGCACCCGCCATCATCGATCATTTTAAACAAGCTCCCCTGGAGTTTGCTCCGGGTAGCCGTTACAGTTATTCCAACTCTAATTATGTATTGCTCGCCCGTATTATAGAGGTGATAACGGGAGATACCTACCAGCACTATATCACCGAAAATGTAATCAAACCGGCAGGACTGCTCCAAACGGGCTATGCCCCCGAGAAAACGATCGTTCCCCTGCGTGTCACCGGGTATACCCGCGACAATGGCTTTTTTCAACATTGCGACTACCAGGCGATTTCCCTCGGCTACGGCTGCGGCGACCTGCTCTCTACCGCCGGCGATCTGAACCGCTGGAACAACGCGCTCCTCGCAGGGAAAGTACTCAGCCCCGCCATGCTCAAAGAGGCGTATAGTCCTTACCGTTTGAACGATGGCTCCTTCTCTTCCTATGGCTACGGCTGGATCATCGACGAGCGCGATGGCCGGAAATGTATCCATCACGAAGGCCAGACCAGCGGATTCATCGCCTCCGAAAGATATTACCCCGATGAACACCTGTATGTAGTAGTACTGACCAATGTAAAATCCGGGGAAGACAAAACCAGTTTCAGCGACCGTCGTTTCATGCTCTTTTCAGAAGTCGCGGAAATAGCGCTGGGAGATGAAGTGGCGACACTCAGTCCACAACAGCTGAACGACTACACCGGCGTTTATCAGGCCGGCAAACAAACGGTCCGCATCAGCGTAGACAAAGACCGGCTTATTTGCAAGGCATCTATGGAAGGCACTTTTGCACTGGTGCCGGTAAGTCGCGATAAATTCAAAATAGCTGAACTGAAAATACCCTGTACCTTCCAGTTTGTACGGAACCAGTCGGGCGCTATAACGGAATTCATCTCCCTGCAACGCGCCGCCTTCGACTGGCTCAAAACAACCGCCGGCCCGGCCACATCAGTTGACGCTCTCCGGAAATTCACCGGCCGGTACCAGCTTGCGCCAGCGCCCGGTACCTGGATCAGGATCACCGAACAAAAGGGCGTCTTAATGCTGTCGGCCTCCAACGCCCTGCCTGATGCGGCACTGCTCCGGCTTGGCGATAACTCTTTCAAATATACCGCTCCGGGCTACGACGATATGCTCCTGGAATTTGTTCCATCCGCCAACGGCGCCATCGAAAAACTGATCATGTTGCAGGGACCGGTGCACTGCCGCCGCCTGTAA